GACGCCCATCAGATTGCGGTTGGCCTGTTGGCTGTTCAGAATCGCTTCCTGGCCGGCCGCAAACCCGGTCAGCACCTCGCGCAGGACCATGGAGCCGGTCCCGCTATCGGGGTCGCCCGGGTGAATGACGACGGCCGAGCCGGGCGCCGGCTGAACCGGGTCCGGCGTTGCGGCTGCGTTATGTGTGTCTGGCGCCAAATGGCTCGTCACCTCATCCATGGATTTGCCCTGACCGAGCAAGTCGCGGACAGTCCGCAAGCGCCGCAGGTCGTCGGCCGTGTAACGATAATAGCTGGAGCCGGCCGCCGACACCGAAAGCTGTGCGGCAAACTCTCGTGTCCAGTGTCGCAGCACGTCGGGCGTAACCTGCAACTGTGCGGCGACATCGTCGGCGTTATAGAATGTGGAATCCATCGCCCTTAGCGGTCATCCATAACGCGAAAT
The sequence above is a segment of the Chloroflexota bacterium genome. Coding sequences within it:
- a CDS encoding MerR family transcriptional regulator → MDSTFYNADDVAAQLQVTPDVLRHWTREFAAQLSVSAAGSSYYRYTADDLRRLRTVRDLLGQGKSMDEVTSHLAPDTHNAAATPDPVQPAPGSAVVIHPGDPDSGTGSMVLREVLTGFAAGQEAILNSQQANRNLMGVVIQDNFSLKEENAKLRERMMKLEQELNELKRQQAEQRAHLELRLRQVEQRRDWLSRLVGF